A single Triticum dicoccoides isolate Atlit2015 ecotype Zavitan chromosome 2A, WEW_v2.0, whole genome shotgun sequence DNA region contains:
- the LOC119352976 gene encoding proline-rich protein 4-like has translation MATPRALALCVLLAMAVANTEAASVVVGLAKCADCTRKNMQTEEAFKAVQVAIKCKNSAGEYESKAVGGLDGTGAFSVPLAANLHGADCVAQLHSAVSNAPCPGQEPSKIVPVSEGTTYGVVAGKNAATPSAASPECASMTLCGPIKKHIIEHFHHKKPVPPKPEPKPQPHPDYGPVPKPEPKPQPHPDYHPVPPTPTYGGGGGGGYHGHH, from the coding sequence ATGGCGACTCCGAGAGCACTCGCCCTCTGCGTCCTGCTGGCGATGGCCGTCGCCAACACCGAGGCGGCGTCAGTCGTCGTCGGCCTGGCCAAGTGCGCCGACTGCACCAGGAAGAACATGCAGACCGAGGAAGCCTTCAAGGCTGTGCAGGTGGCGATCAAGTGCAAGAACAGCGCTGGCGAGTACGAGAGCAAGGCGGTGGGCGGCCTCGACGGCACCGGCGCCTTCAGCGTGCCCCTGGCTGCCAACCTCCACGGCGCCGACTGCGTCGCTCAGCTCCACAGCGCCGTCTCCAACGCGCCCTGCCCCGGCCAGGAGCCGTCCAAGATCGTGCCGGTGTCCGAGGGCACCACGTACGGCGTCGTCGCTGGCAAGAACGCCGCCACGCCGTCCGCCGCATCGCCGGAGTGTGCGTCCATGACCCTATGCGGGCCGATCAAGAAGCACATCATCGAGCACTTCCACCACAAGAAGCCTGTGCCGCCGAAGCCGGAGCCCAAGCCCCAGCCCCACCCGGACTACGGCCCCGTGCCCAAGCCCGAGCCCAAGCCGCAGCCCCACCCGGACTACCACCCAGTCCCTCCCACCCCCACctacggcggaggcggcggcggtggatacCACGGACACCACTGA
- the LOC119352977 gene encoding proline-rich protein 2-like, which produces MAAPRALVLAVLLAIAVANAEAASVVVGLVKCADCTRKNMKAEKAFKGLQVAIKCKNVHGDYESKAVGALDGTGAFGVPLAADLHGNDCVAQLHSAASNTPCPGQEPSKIVPVSEGTTFGIVAGDNIATPSAASPERASMTLCGPIKKHIIEHFHHKQPVPPKPEPKPQPHPDYSPVPKPQPHPDYHPVPPMPTYGGGGDGGYHGHH; this is translated from the exons ATGGCAGCTCCGAGAGCGCTCGTCCTCGCCGTCCTGCTGGCGATCGCCGTCGCCAACGCCGAGGCGGCGTCCGTGGTCGTCGGCCTGGTCAAGTGCGCTGACTGCACCAGGAAGAACATGAAGGCCGAGAAAGCCTTCAAAG GTCTCCAGGTGGCAATCAAGTGCAAGAACGTCCACGGCGACTACGAGAGCAAGGCAGTGGGTGCCCTCGACGGGACCGGCGCCTTCGGCGTGCCACTCGCCGCTGACCTCCACGGCAATGACTGCGTCGCACAGCTCCACAGCGCCGCCTCCAACACGCCGTGCCCTGGCCAGGAGCCATCAAAGATCGTGCCGGTTTCGGAAGGCACCACCTTCGGCATCGTCGCCGGTGACAACATTGCCACGCCATCCGCAGCATCGCCGGAGCGTGCCTCCATGACCCTGTGCGGGCCGATCAAGAAGCACATCATCGAGCACTTCCACCACAAGCAGCCGGTGCCGCCGAAGCCGGAGCCCAAGCCCCAGCCCCACCCAGACTACAGCCCCGTGCCCAAGCCGCAGCCCCACCCAGACTACCACCCTGTCCCTCCCATGCCCACctatggaggcggcggcgacggtggataCCACGGACACCACTGA
- the LOC119352978 gene encoding proline-rich protein 4-like yields the protein MAASRALVLGVLLAITVANAEAASVVVGLAKCADCTRKNIKAEEAFKGLQVAIKCKNNAGDYESKAVGALDGTGAFSVPLAADLHGADCVAQLHSAASNAPCPGQEPSKIVPVSEGTTFGIVAGNNIATPSAASSPECASMTLCGPIKKHIIEHFHHKKPVPPKPEPKPEPHPDYGPVPKPEPKPEPHPDYGPVPKPEPKPQPHPDYHPVPPTPTYGGGGGGYHGHH from the exons ATGGCAGCTTCGAGAGCGCTCGTCCTCGGCGTCCTGCTGGCGATCACGGTCGCCAACGCCGAGGCGGCGTCCGTCGTGGTCGGCCTGGCCAAGTGCGCCGACTGCAccaggaagaacatcaaggccgagGAAGCCTTCAAGG GTCTTCAGGTGGCGATCAAGTGCAAGAACAACGCCGGAGACTACGAGAGCAAGGCCGTGGGTGCGCTTGACGGTACCGGTGCCTTCAGCGTGCCCCTCGCCGCCGACCTCCACGGCGCCGACTGTGTCGCACAGCTGCACAGCGCCGCCTCCAACGCGCCATGCCCCGGCCAGGAGCCATCCAAGATCGTGCCGGTGTCAGAGGGCACTACCTTCGGCATCGTCGCCGGCAACAACATTGCCACGCCGTCTGCTGCATCGTCGCCGGAGTGCGCATCCATGACCCTGTGCGGGCCGATCAAGAAGCACATCATCGAACACTTCCACCACAAGAAGCCTGTGCcacccaagccggagcccaagccggagccccacCCTGACTACGGCCCcgtgcccaagccggagcccaagccggagccccacCCTGACTACGGCCCcgtgcccaagccggagcccaagccgCAGCCCCACCCCGACTACCACCCCGTCCCTCCCACACCTACAtacggtggcggcggtggtggatacCACGGTCACCACTGA